In the genome of Longimicrobium terrae, one region contains:
- a CDS encoding AAA family ATPase, with protein sequence MPTPIPNGPEVPLVTAEQEVHTLLSDAARLREQVRRRIVGQGAVLDEVLMCLLAGGHALLVGVPGLAKTLLVKTLSEAMELDFRRVQFTPDLMPGDITGTEVIEEDRATGRRAARFIRGPIFTQVLLADEINRTPPKTQAALLEAMQEGRVTAGGEDMPLPRPFFVLATQNPVEQEGTYPLPEAQLDRFMFDIRLDYPSAEEEVEILRATTGVADAPVQRVLDAERIMTLQRWTREVPVADNVFRYAASLVRATRPTGPDAHEDVKRWIRWGAGPRAGQALILGAKANALLSGRFHVTPDDIRRVAAPVLRHRVLVNFHAEAEGVTPDQVIARLMESVAPPRSGL encoded by the coding sequence ATCCCGACTCCCATCCCCAACGGTCCGGAGGTTCCCCTGGTCACAGCCGAACAGGAAGTCCACACGCTGCTTTCCGACGCCGCGCGGCTGCGCGAGCAGGTGCGCCGCCGCATCGTGGGCCAGGGAGCGGTGCTGGACGAGGTGCTGATGTGCCTGCTGGCGGGCGGCCACGCGCTGCTGGTGGGCGTGCCGGGTCTGGCCAAGACGCTGCTGGTAAAGACGCTCAGCGAGGCGATGGAGCTGGACTTTCGCCGCGTGCAGTTCACCCCGGACCTCATGCCGGGCGACATCACCGGCACGGAAGTCATCGAGGAAGACCGCGCCACGGGGCGGCGGGCGGCGCGCTTCATCCGCGGGCCCATCTTTACGCAGGTGCTGCTGGCGGACGAAATCAACCGCACCCCGCCCAAGACGCAGGCCGCGCTGCTGGAGGCCATGCAGGAGGGTCGCGTGACCGCCGGCGGCGAAGACATGCCGCTGCCGCGCCCCTTTTTCGTGCTGGCCACGCAGAACCCGGTGGAGCAGGAGGGAACGTATCCGCTTCCCGAGGCACAGCTGGACCGCTTCATGTTCGACATCCGCCTGGACTATCCCTCGGCGGAGGAAGAAGTGGAGATCCTGCGCGCCACCACGGGCGTGGCGGATGCGCCGGTGCAGCGGGTGCTGGACGCGGAGCGCATCATGACGCTGCAGCGGTGGACGCGCGAGGTGCCGGTGGCGGACAACGTGTTCCGCTACGCCGCCTCCCTCGTCCGCGCCACGCGCCCCACCGGCCCGGATGCGCACGAGGACGTCAAGCGATGGATTCGCTGGGGCGCCGGGCCGCGCGCGGGGCAGGCGCTGATCCTGGGCGCCAAGGCCAACGCGCTGCTCAGCGGCCGCTTTCACGTGACGCCCGACGACATCCGCCGCGTGGCGGCTCCCGTGCTGCGCCACCGCGTGCTGGTGAACTTTCACGCCGAGGCGGAGGGCGTGACGCCGGACCAGGTGATCGCGCGGCTGATGGAGAGTGTGGCGCCGCCGCGGAGCGGGCTGTGA
- a CDS encoding DUF58 domain-containing protein, producing MNTAAQFLPPQLLERLGGLDLIARTVVRGFQSGVHRSPQRGVGEDFAKHRDYQQGDDVRYLDWKLYARTDRLYVREFEERSNLQCFLVVDESASMDYAEPGGVSKHRYAAYVAAALAHIMLGHGDAVGLATFGVEPRLLLAPRSRRGHLHDLLMQLERMKPSGSGSAAPVLDRVGGALQRRGRIVLITDLLEEDGGDAVSTALGRLRARGDEVVVMRVLTPAESGERAPGAGLFYDPEKPGAELPATPDADAGYRRRVGAYYDALADRLRERAVEYVPLTTAQPVEEALVAWANARRG from the coding sequence ATGAACACCGCCGCGCAGTTTCTTCCCCCGCAGCTGCTGGAGCGCCTGGGCGGGCTGGACCTGATCGCCCGCACCGTCGTGCGCGGCTTTCAGTCCGGCGTGCACCGCTCGCCCCAGCGCGGCGTGGGCGAAGACTTCGCCAAGCACCGCGACTACCAGCAGGGCGACGACGTCCGCTACCTGGACTGGAAGCTGTACGCCCGCACGGACCGCCTGTACGTCCGCGAGTTCGAGGAGCGCAGCAACCTGCAGTGCTTCCTTGTCGTCGATGAATCCGCGTCCATGGACTACGCGGAGCCGGGCGGCGTGTCCAAGCACCGCTACGCCGCCTACGTGGCCGCCGCGCTCGCGCACATCATGCTGGGCCACGGCGACGCGGTGGGATTGGCCACGTTCGGCGTGGAGCCGCGGCTGCTTCTCGCCCCCCGTTCCCGCCGCGGCCACCTGCACGACCTGCTGATGCAACTGGAGCGGATGAAGCCGTCCGGCTCCGGCTCCGCCGCGCCCGTGCTCGACCGCGTGGGCGGCGCGCTGCAGCGTCGCGGGCGCATCGTCCTCATCACCGATCTGCTGGAGGAGGATGGCGGAGACGCCGTGTCCACCGCGCTCGGCCGGCTGCGCGCGCGCGGGGACGAGGTCGTGGTGATGCGCGTCCTGACCCCCGCCGAGTCGGGGGAGCGCGCGCCGGGCGCGGGGCTGTTCTACGATCCGGAAAAGCCCGGCGCCGAACTCCCGGCCACACCGGACGCGGACGCCGGGTACCGCCGCCGCGTGGGCGCCTACTACGACGCGCTGGCGGACCGTCTGCGCGAGCGCGCGGTGGAGTACGTGCCGCTCACCACCGCGCAGCCGGTGGAAGAGGCGCTGGTGGCGTGGGCCAACGCGCGGCGGGGGTGA
- a CDS encoding BatA domain-containing protein → MLTLAAPGFLLAGLLATLVPLALHLIRRRPPMRAALPTARFLSEDPRNAIRVSRPTDVPLLLLRMLLLALLGAALARPSWIPAREGTANVVLLDRGAASAAEWPRAVATARQAVIGPDGEPVGELLLFDTAAVHVPRAELTMAYFAKLASDGPGRGRSELAAGLRAVPLAARDLRGADSVAVRVISAFPQSGWSAGLAPLRRAAWPGSLELVPLRMGMDSASSDTAGTPRSAAVIATEGGRYAAAALGALGYAARTIAPAASASIPEDVIIVLDGSPAGLMDRARAGATVVFAAGAVDGNRDLPWTGSAASASGGGTMWFGPELRIGGAAGRAGGAPASDAHVVAAWDDGRPAAAARKIGRGCVVVAGTALEGGELPFQAEYPAMLGRLARGCEDAAATAERPLDSGALSLLRGTGARTIAANRLGAAGGGFAFGRWLLAAAILAALLETLLAYRRRTAA, encoded by the coding sequence GTGCTGACTCTCGCGGCTCCCGGATTCCTTCTCGCCGGCCTGCTGGCCACGCTGGTGCCGCTCGCGCTGCACCTTATCCGCCGCCGTCCGCCCATGCGCGCCGCGCTGCCGACCGCGCGCTTTCTGTCGGAAGACCCGCGCAACGCCATCCGCGTCAGCCGCCCGACGGACGTTCCGCTCCTCCTGCTGCGCATGCTCCTCCTCGCGCTGCTGGGCGCGGCGCTGGCCCGGCCGTCGTGGATTCCGGCGCGCGAGGGGACGGCGAACGTCGTTCTGCTGGACCGCGGCGCCGCGTCCGCCGCGGAGTGGCCGCGCGCGGTGGCGACGGCGCGTCAGGCCGTCATCGGCCCCGACGGTGAGCCCGTCGGCGAACTGCTGCTGTTCGACACGGCCGCAGTGCACGTGCCACGCGCTGAACTGACGATGGCGTATTTCGCGAAGCTGGCGAGCGACGGGCCGGGGCGGGGACGCTCCGAACTGGCCGCCGGCCTGCGCGCCGTCCCGCTCGCCGCGCGCGACCTGCGCGGCGCGGACTCCGTCGCGGTTCGGGTGATTTCCGCCTTTCCGCAGAGCGGATGGTCCGCCGGCCTCGCTCCGCTGCGCCGCGCCGCGTGGCCGGGCTCGCTGGAACTGGTGCCCCTGCGGATGGGGATGGACAGCGCTTCTTCCGACACAGCCGGGACGCCCCGCTCCGCCGCCGTCATCGCCACCGAGGGCGGACGATACGCCGCGGCCGCGCTCGGTGCGCTGGGATACGCGGCGCGGACCATCGCTCCCGCGGCATCCGCATCCATTCCCGAAGACGTCATCATCGTGCTGGATGGATCGCCGGCCGGGCTGATGGATCGCGCGCGCGCCGGAGCGACCGTCGTCTTTGCCGCGGGCGCGGTGGATGGGAATCGCGATCTGCCGTGGACGGGCTCAGCGGCCTCCGCGTCCGGCGGCGGAACGATGTGGTTCGGCCCGGAACTGCGGATCGGCGGCGCGGCTGGACGTGCGGGTGGCGCGCCTGCATCGGACGCGCACGTCGTGGCGGCTTGGGATGATGGACGGCCCGCGGCCGCCGCGCGGAAAATCGGACGCGGTTGCGTGGTCGTGGCGGGAACCGCGCTGGAGGGCGGGGAACTGCCGTTTCAGGCGGAGTACCCCGCCATGCTCGGCCGCCTCGCGCGCGGCTGCGAGGACGCCGCGGCGACGGCGGAGCGGCCGCTGGATTCGGGCGCTCTCTCGCTGCTGCGCGGAACCGGGGCGCGGACTATCGCCGCCAACCGCCTGGGCGCCGCGGGCGGGGGATTCGCCTTCGGCCGCTGGCTGCTGGCGGCCGCCATCCTGGCCGCGCTGCTGGAAACGCTGCTCGCCTATCGCCGCAGGACCGCCGCATGA
- a CDS encoding DUF4159 domain-containing protein translates to MKHVLFRRGALVLIALATAAPNVRSAPAVAVARGPAPLPVQAAPTRGPEAFTFATAKYESGNWDSAPLVPTNILHSVAQYTSIPVASQGVLVDLSSPEIFRFPYLFLTGHLPLRFNPQESANLKAYVERGGLLHVEDHSHDIDGGFHKTAVAELRRIFGANSLRNIPNNHELYRAFFLFPEGPPTTSHELNGWGDGLVHENLMGVEVNGRLGVLYSNKDYASEWNFHARNKRFQSVDNTRFGVNIVVYALTR, encoded by the coding sequence ATGAAACACGTCCTTTTCCGCCGCGGGGCGCTGGTGCTGATCGCGCTCGCCACCGCCGCGCCGAACGTCCGCTCCGCGCCGGCCGTGGCCGTGGCGCGCGGGCCGGCGCCGCTGCCGGTGCAGGCCGCGCCCACCCGCGGGCCGGAGGCGTTCACCTTTGCCACGGCGAAGTACGAAAGCGGCAACTGGGACTCGGCGCCGCTCGTGCCCACGAACATCCTCCACTCCGTGGCGCAGTACACGTCCATTCCCGTTGCGTCACAGGGCGTGCTGGTGGACCTGAGCAGCCCGGAGATCTTCCGCTTTCCGTACCTGTTCCTTACCGGCCACCTGCCGCTGCGCTTCAACCCGCAGGAAAGCGCCAACCTCAAGGCGTACGTGGAGCGGGGCGGGCTGCTGCACGTGGAAGACCACAGTCATGACATCGATGGCGGCTTTCACAAGACCGCCGTCGCCGAACTGCGCCGCATCTTTGGGGCGAACTCGCTGCGCAACATCCCCAACAATCACGAACTCTACCGCGCCTTTTTTCTCTTTCCGGAAGGTCCGCCCACCACCAGCCACGAACTGAACGGCTGGGGTGACGGGCTGGTGCACGAGAACCTGATGGGGGTGGAAGTCAACGGGCGCCTGGGCGTGCTGTACAGCAACAAGGACTACGCCTCGGAGTGGAACTTCCACGCGCGCAACAAGCGCTTCCAATCCGTGGATAACACCCGTTTCGGCGTGAACATCGTCGTGTACGCGCTTACCCGATGA